CGTCCCCTGCTGTCAAAAATTCAACACCGGGTTGAACCTTTGAATTCGTGACTTTTTTATAAGGCGTTTCGATAAATCCGTAACGGTTGATGCGTGCGAATAGACATAACGATGAAATCAAACCGATATTCGGTCCTTCCGGTGTTTCAACCGGGCAAAGACGTCCGTAATGTGTATAGTGTACGTCACGAACTTCGAATCCGGCACGTTCACGCGTAAGACCGCCGGGTCCGAGAGCAGAAAGACGACGCTTGTGTGTCAATTCTGACAACGGATTGGTTTGATCCATGAATTGGGATAACTGGCTCGTACCAAAAAACGTATTGATTACGCTGGAAATCGTTCTGGCGTTCACCAGATCCTGTGGCGTTAAATTCTCATTATCACGCAAATTCATACGTTCTTTGATCGTACGTGTCATTCTTGACAACGCAACGCTGAATTGTGAAGCCAGTTGTTCTCCGACCGTTTTCACACGGCGATTTCCAAGATGGTCGATATCATCGGTAGAACGAGTGCCGTTGCGAAGCTCGATCAAAGCTTTGATGATCGCAACAATATCGTCTTTAGTCAGGACTGTCACAGCTTCCGGTATATTCAAGCCCAATTTTTTATTAATACGATTACGGCCGACATCTCCCAAGTCATAACGCTTGGCATTAAAGAACTGACGTTCAAGCAGACCGCGTGCAGTCTCCAGATCCGGAGCATCACCCGAGCGCAACTGACGATAAATTTGTTCCAGAGCTTCTTGTTCGCTCTTTGTGATATCTTTACGAATGGTATTAGCGATCACTTCCGGAATAACATCTTCCGTTTTGATCAAATCAATTTTTTTGATTTTATTTTTCTTCAGCTTCGCTACTAATTCATCATTAATTTCAGATTCTTTTTCGGCAATAATTTCGCCTGTTTCTTCATTGACAATATCTAATGCAAGTTTACGTCCCATGATAGCATCACCGGAACGCGATAATTCAACCTCATCAATGACTCCAAACAGTTTCAACATGTCACGATCTGAAGAATATCCGAGTGCTCTTAAAAATGTCGTGACAGGAAATTTTTTCTTACGATCTATAAAAACATACATTACATCATTAACATCGGTGGTGAATTCAATCCAAGATCCGCGAAATGGTATCACGCGGGCCGAAAACATTTTAGTGCCGTTCGGATGGATTGATTCATCAAAAAATACTCCGGGTGAACGGTGTAATTGACTGACGACTACACGTTCGGCGCCATTGATAACGAACGTACCTTTGTCAGTAATGTATGGCAAATTACCTAAATAAACGTCCTGCTCGATGAGTTCGGGATGCTTATCATCTACCGACTTTTTGCTCGAGAGGCGCAAAGTTGCTTTAAGTGGTACCGAATAAGTAACACCACGTTCCTGACATTCACGGACATCGTATTTCGGACGCTCAACAAAATACTTCAGGAATTCTAACTTAAAGAGTTCTTTCGCGTCTTCAACGGGAAAAGAACTGACAAAAACAGATTGTAAACCGGTATTAGTGCGTTTTTCGGAAAGAGTATCTTGTTGGAGGAACTCGCGGTATGATTCGATCTGGATCTCAAGTAAATCAGGCATTTTGAGAGAACTGGCGTTTCTAGCGAAATTAACACGCTCGATCACTTTTTTCGTATTCAAAGGGACCTGCCTTTTTTTTAAATTAGATTTAAAAAAATTGATAATGAACTAATTTAAGTGCAAGGCATCTGCACTTGAACATTCGAAAATCCATATTCTCGCCTGGATTTTTATAATAGAGGAAGGCGATTCGTGCAGAACCGCCTTCTCTATGCTACCAATTAACAAAGAACGAGTGTCGAACCGGATTATACGATGTCAATCGTTGCACCGACTTCGGCAAATTTAGCTTTGATTTTCTCAGCTTCGTCTTTTGAAACACCTTCTTTGACAACCGCCGGAGCGCCGTCCACGAGGTCTTTCGCTTCTTTCAGGCCGAGGTTAGTCAATTCACGAAGAACTTTGATGACCTGAATTTTCTTATCGCCTGCGTTAGTTAATTTTGCAGTAAATTCTGTTTTTTCTTCAGCTGCAGCAGCCGTACCACCGCCTGCAGGCGCTCCGCCGCCAACCGCAGCTACCGCAACCGGTGCAGCGATTTCTACGCCGAATTTACTCTTAATGTCTTTGACGAGCTCGCCGATTTCGATCATATTGGCATTGGCCAAATAGTCGAGCACATCTTCTCTTGAAACTGCCATGGGAGATACTCCTTCGATTTGTTATCGCCAGTCACTCGCAACATTTATACGAATGATAAATTAAGGCGATAAACGGTTAATATGATAAATAGTATTAAGCTGCTTTTTGATTTTTTAACGATTCCAATAT
The nucleotide sequence above comes from bacterium. Encoded proteins:
- the rplL gene encoding 50S ribosomal protein L7/L12 gives rise to the protein MAVSREDVLDYLANANMIEIGELVKDIKSKFGVEIAAPVAVAAVGGGAPAGGGTAAAAEEKTEFTAKLTNAGDKKIQVIKVLRELTNLGLKEAKDLVDGAPAVVKEGVSKDEAEKIKAKFAEVGATIDIV